From Bacillus cereus group sp. RP43, the proteins below share one genomic window:
- a CDS encoding sterol desaturase family protein codes for MKLKYFKEYFSYPDILIMSCLFLASFGFMILHLTSIGIWGAFILGMIMYSLAEYATHRFIFHLKPPKNAFLLKMLKRLHYDHHTNPNELHLLFLPLWYSVPNIAISGAIFYFLSSSFVMTNAFIAGIMLFLLFYEWKHYIAHRPLQPISPWGRWMKKVHLWHHFKNENYWYGVTNPAYDFLMGTFKDQKDVDQSKTAKNLEKRGDQKIEL; via the coding sequence ATGAAACTAAAATATTTTAAAGAATATTTTTCCTATCCTGATATTTTGATCATGAGCTGTCTTTTCCTCGCTAGTTTTGGATTTATGATTTTACATTTAACCTCTATCGGAATTTGGGGTGCTTTTATTTTGGGAATGATTATGTATTCCTTAGCTGAGTACGCTACTCACAGGTTTATTTTTCATCTAAAGCCACCAAAGAATGCATTCTTATTAAAAATGCTTAAGCGCCTACATTATGATCACCATACAAATCCGAATGAATTACATTTATTATTTTTACCCTTATGGTACAGTGTGCCAAACATTGCAATTTCAGGAGCGATTTTTTATTTTCTTTCATCCAGCTTTGTCATGACAAACGCATTTATTGCAGGTATTATGCTCTTTTTATTATTTTATGAGTGGAAGCATTATATCGCGCATCGCCCCCTTCAACCAATATCACCATGGGGGCGATGGATGAAAAAGGTTCATTTATGGCATCACTTCAAAAATGAAAATTACTGGTATGGTGTCACGAACCCAGCCTATGATTTTCTCATGGGCACCTTTAAAGACCAAAAGGATGTTGACCAAAGTAAAACTGCTAAAAACCTAGAAAAACGTGGTGACCAGAAAATAGAATTATAA
- a CDS encoding GntR family transcriptional regulator encodes MKEKERSSDKIENELIRSILAGGYSVGSTLPPERELAKEFGVGRPTIREALQRLERSGWITGRKGMPAIINDYWSNGNLTTLINIVENHHTITDEFIMYLLEFRSSLTPTYIRDAVTFNQPKVVALLANLEQLEDSAESYAAFDWYLQKRCAGLAANPIFLLILNSFDSIYVDMAKRYFSVKDHRGLSFNYYHDLLKAVLKGDAIEAERLCKTTLEKSLALWKDRKK; translated from the coding sequence TTGAAAGAAAAGGAACGCTCTTCAGATAAAATTGAGAATGAATTAATTAGATCCATATTGGCTGGTGGTTATTCTGTAGGAAGTACTTTACCGCCGGAAAGAGAGCTTGCGAAAGAATTTGGTGTTGGTCGCCCAACTATTCGGGAGGCGCTTCAACGTTTAGAAAGGAGTGGATGGATAACAGGAAGAAAAGGAATGCCAGCGATTATTAATGATTATTGGAGCAATGGGAATCTAACGACACTTATTAATATTGTTGAGAATCATCATACCATTACAGATGAATTTATTATGTATTTATTAGAATTTAGAAGTTCGTTGACTCCGACTTATATTCGTGATGCTGTTACGTTTAATCAACCTAAAGTGGTTGCTCTCCTTGCCAATCTTGAGCAGCTTGAAGATAGTGCAGAAAGCTATGCAGCATTTGATTGGTATTTGCAAAAAAGGTGTGCTGGGCTTGCTGCCAATCCGATCTTTCTACTCATTTTAAATAGCTTCGATTCCATTTATGTAGATATGGCGAAAAGATATTTTTCTGTAAAAGATCATCGTGGGTTGTCCTTCAACTATTATCACGACTTATTAAAAGCTGTATTAAAGGGAGATGCAATTGAAGCGGAAAGATTGTGTAAGACAACATTGGAGAAAAGCTTGGCTCTCTGGAAAGATAGAAAAAAATAA